The following are from one region of the Sandaracinus amylolyticus genome:
- a CDS encoding matrixin family metalloprotease, which produces MTTNYLGAVSRVPSERDSANTVGWLESGWGERGFDANAIGVTIPQYSGSQIFRADMMLNGVNYTWSTGPGSGNRVNAYSIVLHEAGHYYGLDHSSDSSAVMYYAYSGGTLSLRTDDQNGICALYPRSGTSDCTTTGCPSGQVCEGGTCVTMTGGGDGGMCSPCTTGGDCAAGNACLGYSDDAAYCGTPCTTNAQCGGDVCVNVGTAGSFCARFVGSTPTCSTSSSGCTSDSQCSATQRCNTTTRMCEARPTTGGAIGADCGASTECQSGLCFAGRCSQSCDWLSPTSCPGGWYCSGEATGSCGAAGVCVQGTAGSRAIGEACGAATECASLYCANGRCSTPCAPGGASGCAEGFACQVGAVSGCGSCQRSGSLGDPCEVETDCTSRLCAMLEGDSFCTDRCGEGAPCPSGFSCLAAGETSVCVPDTGGLGSECGTNADCLGGICAVEDEESYCTRICNLGAPCPDGFSCVATDDPSVSICRPPSSGGCGCSAPGRGEGARGGLLAIGLLAALATWRARRRR; this is translated from the coding sequence TTGACCACCAACTATCTCGGCGCGGTCTCGCGCGTCCCGTCGGAGCGCGACAGCGCGAACACCGTCGGCTGGCTCGAGAGCGGGTGGGGCGAGCGCGGCTTCGACGCGAACGCGATCGGCGTGACGATCCCGCAGTACTCGGGATCGCAGATCTTCCGCGCCGACATGATGCTCAACGGCGTGAACTACACGTGGTCGACCGGTCCGGGATCGGGCAACCGCGTGAACGCGTACTCGATCGTGCTGCACGAGGCGGGGCACTACTACGGCCTCGATCACTCGTCGGACTCGAGCGCGGTCATGTACTACGCGTACTCGGGCGGCACGCTCTCGTTGCGCACCGACGATCAGAACGGCATCTGCGCGCTCTATCCGCGCAGCGGCACGTCGGACTGCACGACGACGGGCTGCCCCTCGGGCCAGGTCTGCGAGGGCGGCACCTGCGTGACGATGACGGGCGGCGGTGACGGCGGGATGTGCTCGCCCTGCACGACCGGCGGAGACTGCGCCGCCGGCAACGCGTGCCTCGGCTACAGCGACGACGCCGCGTACTGCGGGACTCCGTGCACCACGAACGCGCAGTGCGGCGGGGACGTCTGCGTGAACGTCGGGACCGCCGGCAGCTTCTGCGCGCGGTTCGTCGGCAGCACGCCGACCTGCAGCACGTCGTCGTCGGGCTGCACGTCGGACTCGCAGTGCTCGGCGACCCAGCGCTGCAACACGACCACCCGCATGTGCGAGGCGCGTCCGACCACCGGTGGCGCGATCGGAGCGGACTGCGGCGCGAGCACCGAGTGCCAGTCGGGCCTCTGCTTCGCGGGTCGCTGCTCGCAGTCGTGCGACTGGCTGAGCCCGACGTCGTGCCCGGGCGGCTGGTACTGCAGCGGCGAGGCGACCGGCAGCTGCGGCGCCGCGGGCGTGTGCGTGCAGGGCACTGCGGGATCGCGCGCGATCGGCGAGGCGTGCGGTGCCGCGACCGAGTGCGCGTCGCTCTACTGCGCGAACGGGCGCTGCTCGACGCCGTGCGCACCCGGTGGTGCGAGCGGCTGCGCGGAAGGCTTCGCCTGCCAGGTCGGAGCGGTGTCGGGCTGTGGCTCGTGCCAGCGCTCGGGCTCGCTCGGTGATCCCTGCGAGGTCGAGACGGACTGCACGTCGCGCCTGTGCGCGATGCTCGAGGGCGACTCGTTCTGCACCGATCGCTGCGGTGAGGGCGCGCCGTGCCCGAGCGGCTTCAGCTGCCTCGCGGCGGGCGAGACCTCGGTGTGCGTGCCCGACACCGGTGGCCTCGGCAGCGAGTGCGGCACCAACGCGGACTGCCTCGGCGGCATCTGCGCGGTGGAGGACGAGGAGTCGTACTGCACGCGCATCTGCAACCTCGGTGCGCCGTGCCCCGACGGGTTCTCGTGCGTCGCGACCGACGATCCGAGCGTGTCGATCTGCCGCCCGCCGTCGAGCGGCGGATGCGGATGCAGCGCGCCGGGCCGCGGTGAGGGCGCGCGCGGCGGTCTCCTCGCGATCGGGCTGCTCGCGGCGCTCGCGACGTGGCGCGCACGTCGTCGCCGCTGA
- a CDS encoding ABC transporter ATP-binding protein — MRPYARRLAFGFTLLLLTQAAEKAIPWMLRLGLDALRADQLAQVQQMALWVIGLATGAWVVRTASRIQIFNVGRDVEYDLRNALLERLHALGPSFFRHMSVGEIMSRATNDLAQVRLLVGFAGLNVVNSILAFVAAITLMFATSPRLTLLALIPYPFIALSSAGFARALYKRSSAAQQVIGKLAERVQEDVAGARLVRSLGLEPHQRERFAKVNAEAVDRNMELVTLRGLMWPVLFGLSSIGTLIVVWQGGAMVLEGSLTVGEFAAFNAYLGQLLWPTLAFGYILSILQRGRASYARVGEILESMPDVREAPDAKRAGHEGALRVDGLTFAYQERRVLEDVAFEVPAGGRLAVVGATGSGKSTLAALLPRLLPTPEGRVFLDGDDVTHLQLRDLRDRVGYAQQEPFLFSTTVEKNLAFALDDPDAPEAHERIRHAAREACVLDEIEAMPEGFATVVGERGVQLSGGQKQRLALARALLNDPRVLVLDDPMSAVDARTETAILEALERAAEGRTLVLVTHRIAAAARADRIVVLDHGRVVEHGTHDELVAKDGLYARLAARQRLEREISALQ, encoded by the coding sequence GTGAGGCCCTACGCGAGGCGTCTCGCGTTCGGCTTCACGCTGCTCCTGCTCACGCAAGCCGCCGAGAAGGCGATCCCGTGGATGCTGCGCCTCGGGCTCGACGCGCTGCGCGCCGATCAGCTCGCCCAGGTGCAGCAGATGGCGCTCTGGGTCATCGGGCTCGCCACCGGCGCGTGGGTGGTGCGCACCGCCTCGCGCATCCAGATCTTCAACGTCGGTCGCGACGTCGAGTACGACCTCCGCAACGCGCTGCTCGAGCGACTGCACGCGCTCGGCCCCTCGTTCTTCCGGCACATGTCGGTGGGCGAGATCATGAGCCGCGCGACGAACGATCTCGCGCAGGTGCGACTGCTCGTCGGCTTCGCGGGGCTCAACGTCGTGAATTCGATCCTCGCGTTCGTCGCGGCGATCACGCTGATGTTCGCGACCTCGCCGCGCCTCACGCTGCTCGCGCTCATCCCGTACCCGTTCATCGCGCTCTCGTCGGCGGGCTTCGCGCGCGCTCTCTACAAGCGCAGCAGCGCGGCGCAGCAGGTGATCGGCAAGCTCGCGGAGCGCGTGCAGGAGGACGTCGCGGGCGCGCGCCTCGTGCGCTCGCTCGGGCTCGAGCCGCACCAGCGCGAGCGCTTCGCGAAGGTCAACGCCGAGGCGGTCGATCGCAACATGGAGCTCGTCACGCTGCGCGGGCTCATGTGGCCGGTGCTCTTCGGACTCTCGTCGATCGGCACGCTCATCGTCGTGTGGCAGGGCGGCGCGATGGTGCTCGAGGGGTCGCTCACCGTCGGCGAGTTCGCGGCGTTCAACGCGTACCTCGGTCAGCTGCTCTGGCCCACGCTGGCCTTCGGCTACATCCTCTCGATCCTCCAGCGCGGCCGCGCCTCGTATGCGCGGGTGGGCGAGATCCTCGAGAGCATGCCCGACGTGCGCGAGGCACCGGACGCGAAGCGCGCGGGGCACGAGGGCGCGCTGCGCGTCGACGGGCTCACGTTCGCGTACCAGGAGCGCCGCGTGCTCGAGGACGTCGCGTTCGAGGTGCCCGCGGGCGGTCGCCTCGCGGTCGTCGGTGCGACCGGCAGCGGCAAGAGCACGCTCGCCGCGCTCCTCCCGCGCCTCTTGCCGACCCCCGAGGGGCGCGTCTTCCTCGACGGCGACGACGTCACGCACCTGCAGCTGCGCGACCTTCGTGATCGCGTCGGCTACGCGCAGCAGGAGCCCTTCTTGTTCTCGACGACGGTCGAGAAGAACCTCGCGTTCGCGCTCGACGATCCCGATGCGCCCGAAGCGCACGAGCGCATCCGCCACGCGGCGCGCGAGGCCTGCGTGCTCGACGAGATCGAGGCGATGCCCGAGGGCTTCGCGACGGTCGTCGGCGAGCGCGGCGTGCAGCTCTCGGGCGGCCAGAAGCAGCGCCTCGCGCTCGCGCGCGCGCTCCTGAACGACCCGCGCGTGCTGGTGCTCGACGACCCGATGAGCGCCGTCGATGCGCGCACCGAGACCGCGATCCTCGAAGCACTCGAGCGCGCCGCGGAGGGGCGCACGCTGGTGCTCGTCACCCATCGCATCGCAGCGGCGGCGCGCGCCGATCGCATCGTGGTGCTCGATCACGGGCGCGTGGTGGAGCACGGCACGCACGACGAGCTCGTCGCGAAGGACGGGCTCTACGCGCGGCTCGCGGCGCGGCAGCGCCTCGAGCGGGAGATCTCGGCCCTCCAATGA
- a CDS encoding S1C family serine protease: protein MTAPGRRIDSWKARTLALVLGACAPAAAVLTTLLPAHADAQAMTEERRIAIARRLQQSTVTVVAGPSSGSGFVVGRERWIITNAHVVEAGGGRGGRVQVRFGSGTTLSASIIEIDPSHDLAILEVQGGTVPSPPLELTDSDRVEVGQTVLAFGSPFGLDGTLTQGIVSARRDVPGIGGGMARRLIQTDAPINPGNSGGPLVDRRGRVIGVNTAILSRTGGSHGIGFAVPANYVSEVLDRVRETRRGATATASTSTTTTTTTTTTTTAATPTPPDPAPAQQMDLGVVGENWDQGGYVGVRVQRTMPGSAAQRAGLLGAAEPPPPLVARLGVAWTGHIITAVDGVPVRNVDELRTAIAAHRAGDVVRLTVTVGPGVLSGETTATLQH from the coding sequence ATGACCGCGCCTGGCCGCCGCATCGACAGTTGGAAGGCTCGCACGCTCGCCCTCGTCCTCGGCGCGTGCGCGCCCGCGGCGGCCGTCCTCACCACGCTCCTGCCCGCGCACGCCGACGCGCAGGCGATGACCGAGGAGCGCCGCATCGCGATCGCGCGGCGCCTCCAGCAGAGCACCGTGACGGTCGTCGCGGGTCCCTCGAGCGGATCGGGCTTCGTGGTCGGGCGCGAGCGCTGGATCATCACCAACGCGCACGTCGTCGAGGCGGGCGGAGGGCGCGGCGGTCGCGTCCAGGTGCGCTTCGGGAGCGGCACCACGCTGAGCGCGTCGATCATCGAGATCGATCCCAGCCACGACCTCGCGATCCTCGAGGTGCAGGGCGGGACGGTGCCCTCGCCGCCGCTCGAGCTCACCGACTCGGATCGCGTCGAGGTCGGTCAGACCGTGCTCGCGTTCGGCTCGCCGTTCGGGCTCGACGGCACGCTCACCCAGGGCATCGTCAGCGCGCGCCGCGACGTGCCGGGCATCGGCGGCGGCATGGCGCGCCGTCTCATCCAGACCGACGCGCCGATCAACCCCGGCAACTCCGGCGGCCCGCTGGTGGATCGCCGCGGCCGCGTGATCGGCGTCAACACCGCGATCCTCTCGCGCACCGGCGGCTCGCACGGCATCGGCTTCGCGGTGCCCGCGAACTACGTGTCCGAGGTGCTCGACCGAGTGCGCGAGACGCGCCGTGGCGCGACCGCGACCGCCAGCACGTCGACGACCACGACGACGACCACCACCACCACGACCACCGCCGCGACGCCGACCCCGCCGGACCCCGCGCCCGCGCAGCAGATGGATCTCGGTGTCGTCGGTGAGAACTGGGATCAGGGCGGCTACGTCGGCGTGCGCGTGCAGCGCACGATGCCGGGCTCGGCGGCGCAGCGCGCGGGCCTGCTCGGCGCGGCCGAGCCGCCGCCCCCGCTCGTCGCGCGTCTCGGCGTCGCGTGGACCGGGCACATCATCACCGCGGTCGACGGCGTGCCGGTGCGCAACGTCGACGAGCTGCGCACCGCCATCGCCGCGCATCGCGCCGGGGACGTGGTCCGGCTGACGGTCACGGTCGGGCCCGGCGTGCTGAGCGGCGAGACGACGGCCACGCTTCAACATTGA
- a CDS encoding ABC transporter ATP-binding protein translates to MSSDTTTTRDRVRPPLESGGGEKTYDLALLKRLLPWARNHWVLFAITFLLVPVSAIAGLVQPLFIRDAIDAALVDRSASILGRVTLFFGIAVLVDFVARFAQQYALQLGGQRTIADLRAATYEKVQRLPLAYLDKTPVGRVVTRVTNDSDAMGELFASGAVLAVADVVMLVGIVCFMLYLDVRLTLVVCCALPPLALAVNAIRKRMREAFREIRATIAQLNAYVAEQVQGIAIVQAFGRERDCLGEYREINAHHRDANYRSIRYDALLFSIVESISAITVALVLWYASVRSGVLDATSSAAYVGTVVAFYEYIQRFFVPIRELSQKYTILQSSLAASERVFALLDMDERDAPEGLDVGEVPSVPSHVALAFRDVEFAYRAGHPVVRDLDLDVHRGETIAIVGATGAGKTTLTALLLRLYDVTRGHVLVDREDVRALHADTLRSRFAVVPQDVFLFSGTILENVSAFAESPDVARVEDALHRVGAWPMVERRGGLHVKIDERGANFSAGERQMLAFARALYLDRPYLILDEATANVDSETEARLQHAVAALLRGRTSLVIAHRLSTIRNADRIVVMHRGRIAEVGTHDELIAKGGLYARLHHLQFLDENEGTVSGEGAAVAASAS, encoded by the coding sequence ATGAGCAGCGACACCACGACGACGCGCGATCGCGTCCGTCCGCCGCTCGAGTCGGGCGGCGGCGAGAAGACTTACGACCTCGCGCTGCTGAAGCGCCTCTTGCCCTGGGCGCGCAATCACTGGGTGCTCTTCGCGATCACGTTCCTGCTCGTGCCGGTGAGCGCGATCGCGGGGCTCGTGCAGCCGCTCTTCATCCGCGATGCGATCGACGCCGCGCTCGTCGACCGCAGCGCGAGCATCCTCGGTCGCGTCACGCTCTTCTTCGGCATCGCGGTGCTCGTCGACTTCGTCGCGCGCTTCGCGCAGCAGTACGCGCTGCAGCTCGGCGGTCAGCGCACCATCGCGGATCTGCGCGCCGCGACCTACGAGAAGGTGCAGCGCCTCCCGCTCGCGTACCTCGACAAGACGCCGGTCGGTCGCGTGGTCACGCGCGTGACCAACGACTCCGACGCGATGGGCGAGCTCTTCGCATCGGGCGCGGTGCTCGCGGTCGCCGACGTCGTCATGCTCGTCGGCATCGTCTGCTTCATGCTCTACCTCGACGTGCGGCTCACGCTCGTCGTGTGCTGCGCGCTGCCTCCGCTCGCCCTCGCGGTGAACGCGATCCGCAAGCGCATGCGCGAGGCCTTCCGCGAGATCCGCGCGACCATCGCGCAGCTCAACGCGTACGTCGCGGAGCAGGTGCAGGGCATCGCGATCGTGCAGGCGTTCGGTCGCGAGCGCGACTGCCTCGGTGAGTACCGCGAGATCAACGCGCACCACCGCGACGCGAACTACCGCTCGATCCGCTACGACGCGCTGCTCTTCTCGATCGTCGAGTCGATCTCCGCGATCACCGTCGCGCTCGTGCTCTGGTACGCGTCGGTGCGGAGCGGCGTGCTCGATGCGACGTCGTCCGCGGCGTACGTCGGGACGGTCGTCGCGTTCTACGAGTACATCCAGCGCTTCTTCGTGCCGATCCGCGAGCTCTCGCAGAAGTACACGATCCTGCAGTCGTCGCTCGCGGCGTCGGAGCGCGTGTTCGCGCTGCTCGACATGGACGAGCGCGACGCGCCCGAGGGGCTCGACGTGGGCGAGGTGCCGAGCGTTCCGAGCCACGTCGCGCTCGCGTTCCGCGACGTCGAGTTCGCGTATCGCGCGGGGCATCCCGTGGTGCGCGATCTCGATCTCGACGTGCATCGCGGCGAGACCATCGCGATCGTGGGCGCGACCGGCGCCGGCAAGACCACGCTCACCGCGCTGCTGCTGCGCCTCTACGACGTCACGCGCGGGCACGTGCTCGTCGACCGCGAAGACGTGCGCGCGCTGCACGCCGACACGCTGCGCAGCCGCTTCGCGGTGGTGCCCCAGGACGTCTTCCTGTTCTCGGGGACGATCCTGGAGAACGTGAGCGCGTTCGCGGAGAGCCCCGACGTCGCGCGCGTCGAGGACGCCCTCCATCGCGTCGGCGCGTGGCCGATGGTCGAGCGCCGCGGCGGCCTCCACGTGAAGATCGACGAGCGCGGCGCGAACTTCAGCGCGGGCGAGCGACAGATGCTCGCGTTCGCGCGCGCCCTCTACCTCGATCGCCCGTACCTGATCCTCGACGAGGCCACCGCCAACGTCGACAGCGAGACCGAGGCGCGGCTCCAGCACGCCGTCGCGGCGCTGCTCCGCGGCCGTACGTCGCTGGTCATCGCGCACCGGCTCTCGACCATCCGAAATGCTGACCGGATCGTCGTTATGCACCGTGGCCGGATCGCCGAGGTCGGCACCCACGACGAGCTGATCGCGAAAGGCGGCCTCTACGCGCGCCTCCATCACCTGCAGTTCCTCGACGAGAACGAGGGCACGGTGTCGGGCGAGGGCGCCGCGGTGGCCGCCAGCGCCTCCTGA